A part of Desulfobacter sp. genomic DNA contains:
- a CDS encoding 16S rRNA (uracil(1498)-N(3))-methyltransferase: protein MNLLLLEEDDFISDTRVEITGDRFMHAKKVIRAQEGSVLACGRLNGKMGNGRVYSMGKGRLRMEVELNTEPPPPLPLTLVLALPRPKMLKRILQAVTSLGVKQIYLINSWRVEKSFWNSDLLETERLNRHLKLGLAQAKDTCMPSLVLKRYFTAFVKEELPRISEDKIRLLAHPKASQTCPTGVNNKAVLVVGPEGGFIDLEVDTLADSGFQPFTMGPRILRVETAVTALISRLYT from the coding sequence ATGAATCTACTTTTGCTTGAAGAAGATGATTTCATTTCCGATACCCGGGTGGAAATCACAGGGGACCGGTTCATGCACGCAAAAAAGGTGATCCGTGCACAAGAGGGATCGGTCCTGGCCTGTGGAAGACTCAACGGAAAGATGGGAAATGGCCGGGTGTATTCCATGGGGAAGGGCAGGCTTAGAATGGAGGTCGAATTAAATACTGAGCCGCCGCCGCCATTGCCCTTGACCCTGGTATTGGCATTGCCGCGCCCCAAAATGCTCAAGCGAATTCTGCAGGCCGTCACAAGCCTGGGCGTAAAACAAATCTACCTGATAAACTCATGGCGGGTGGAAAAAAGTTTCTGGAACAGCGATCTGCTTGAAACGGAACGGCTTAACCGCCATCTGAAGCTGGGACTTGCACAGGCAAAAGACACCTGCATGCCCTCCCTGGTGCTTAAACGGTATTTCACCGCTTTTGTAAAAGAGGAATTGCCCCGGATCAGTGAGGATAAAATCCGGCTTCTGGCCCACCCAAAGGCTTCACAAACCTGCCCAACTGGTGTAAATAATAAGGCGGTACTGGTTGTTGGCCCTGAAGGCGGCTTTATAGATCTTGAAGTGGATACACTGGCCGATTCCGGGTTCCAGCCCTTTACCATGGGCCCAAGGATTTTAAGGGTCGAAACAGCCGTAACTGCCCTGATTTCCAGACTATACACATAA
- a CDS encoding DUF3683 domain-containing protein has product MIDPKRKIPYNYTSADDDQIIDHLFGAKILSTIRSLETLKGTGRSSRLLHRFMGDLFIIQRNAFLFQELVEHPLLRRKLFAEFENDLGIIESHARHPEVAEVLETCQGALDKLRRQIRSLESDQAKIKRHMAPVLGKNNVYFDAFNITAHATDATDWRRFTPLAVLRPDHESQVPGLVKRIKKLGYSIIPRGAGTGLTGGATPLTPDCVMINTEKLNTIFPVEQRKTPNGRPYWAMAMESGVITQDAKDAAKAQGLIFATDPTSAWACTIGGNLAENAGGKTAVLYGTAIDNVLSYKITLPDGESYLVERVGHPLRKILPGDSLEFTVKDQTGRPIDTIRLSSEDVRKKGLGKDVTNKTLNGLPGIQKEGCDGIITWAEFILYPEFDHKKTCCIEFFGNDMTEAGRVITEICGRFNNGDPSLIALEHFDEEYIKAIKYKTKQSVGDRLKAVLLIDMVSNDADSLEKGMKTLENILEPFDKTGFTVAENEAEAKRFWEDRKRLGAIAAHTNAFKLNEDIVLPIDSLADFVRFVDETNLEEKKYNQTRIIQDIVAYLDKAIPQSDPQWLKKKIGPIKDLAYDIRKKLDMASREALERAIHSRNFYSEVQERLRGYSLVLDNVDKIFQTTAGRLIVIATHMHAGDGNVHVNIPVLSNDREMMNRANMTADKVMEKAVALNGVVSGEHGIGVTKFKYLDPAQVDEFNRYRKKVDPKGIMNPGKLDEKDVLSRVFTPSFNLLELEARILKHGSLSDLAANIANCVRCGKCKPQCPVFFPGKNMFFHPRNKNLAVGALIEALLYIAQRTQSSGFKVLKSLEQIADHCTICHRCFIKCPVNIDSGVISIRERDILKNMKFKHTPLSTRLTLKYLGSKDAMLNKAMRAGLLTAGGMAQRTGVKLAKPLSQITPLKESRTFQLLRTPVSKTGFTTLRAYLPRTGRNQAVMLEPDGDILSTVFYFPGCGSERMFSRISMASIYLLLSQGHRVVLPPPYLCCGYPLKVNARKKEFDKVFLENIIIMTQIRDMFNDLKFAACIVSCGTCMETITDLGTHDVFDADILDISDYILAGNPEFIAPLEPSLYHAPCHDSLKDRAPDLLTGAGMDITSVPHCCSEAGTLSLSRPDISHAMFLRKQEAIANAQGPQGRRRKILTNCPSCIQGLGRQKNVTPVHLAEELACLIGGKNWHKRFKKLVSGSEVVTF; this is encoded by the coding sequence ATGATCGATCCCAAACGGAAGATTCCCTACAATTATACATCGGCAGACGACGACCAGATTATTGACCATCTTTTCGGGGCCAAAATTCTTTCGACCATCCGTTCCCTTGAAACCCTGAAAGGCACCGGACGATCGTCGCGTCTGCTGCACCGCTTCATGGGGGACCTTTTCATCATCCAGAGAAATGCCTTTCTTTTCCAGGAATTGGTTGAACATCCGCTGCTGCGCAGAAAGCTCTTTGCCGAGTTTGAAAATGATTTGGGGATCATTGAGTCCCATGCCAGGCACCCGGAGGTGGCCGAAGTCCTGGAAACCTGCCAGGGTGCATTGGATAAATTGCGCAGGCAGATCCGTTCCCTGGAGTCGGACCAGGCAAAGATCAAACGGCATATGGCACCGGTACTGGGTAAAAACAATGTCTACTTTGACGCGTTCAATATTACTGCCCATGCAACCGATGCCACGGACTGGCGTCGGTTCACCCCCCTTGCCGTGCTCAGGCCCGACCATGAGTCCCAGGTGCCCGGCCTGGTAAAACGGATCAAAAAACTGGGATACAGCATTATTCCAAGGGGAGCCGGTACCGGGCTCACCGGCGGGGCCACCCCGCTGACCCCGGACTGTGTCATGATTAATACGGAAAAGCTCAATACCATATTTCCGGTGGAACAAAGAAAAACCCCCAACGGCAGACCGTATTGGGCCATGGCCATGGAATCCGGCGTCATTACCCAGGATGCCAAAGATGCGGCAAAAGCCCAGGGACTGATTTTTGCCACGGATCCGACCTCTGCCTGGGCCTGCACCATCGGCGGGAACCTGGCAGAAAACGCCGGCGGCAAAACCGCCGTACTTTACGGCACTGCCATTGACAATGTTCTGTCCTATAAAATCACCCTGCCCGACGGTGAATCCTATCTGGTGGAAAGGGTCGGGCATCCCCTGCGCAAGATTCTGCCGGGGGACAGTCTTGAGTTCACGGTAAAGGACCAAACCGGCAGACCCATTGATACCATCCGGCTTTCCAGTGAGGATGTCAGAAAAAAAGGCCTGGGCAAAGATGTCACCAATAAGACGCTCAATGGTCTTCCCGGCATCCAGAAGGAAGGGTGTGACGGTATCATTACCTGGGCCGAATTTATCCTCTATCCGGAATTTGACCATAAAAAAACCTGCTGCATCGAATTCTTCGGCAACGATATGACCGAGGCCGGAAGGGTGATTACGGAAATCTGCGGCCGTTTCAATAACGGAGATCCTTCCCTGATTGCCCTTGAACATTTTGACGAAGAATACATCAAGGCCATCAAATACAAAACCAAACAGTCCGTGGGGGACCGGCTCAAGGCCGTGCTTCTCATAGACATGGTGTCCAATGATGCCGATTCCCTGGAAAAGGGCATGAAAACCCTTGAGAATATACTGGAGCCCTTTGATAAGACCGGGTTCACCGTGGCCGAAAACGAGGCAGAGGCAAAACGGTTCTGGGAAGACCGAAAGCGACTAGGCGCCATTGCAGCCCACACCAATGCATTCAAACTCAACGAAGATATTGTCCTGCCCATAGACAGCCTGGCGGATTTCGTCAGATTTGTTGACGAAACCAATCTGGAAGAAAAGAAATACAATCAGACCCGGATTATCCAGGATATCGTGGCCTACCTGGATAAGGCCATTCCCCAGTCGGACCCCCAATGGCTTAAAAAGAAAATCGGGCCCATCAAGGACCTGGCATATGACATTAGAAAAAAGCTGGATATGGCCTCCAGGGAAGCGCTGGAGCGTGCCATCCACTCCAGAAATTTCTATTCCGAAGTCCAGGAACGGCTCAGGGGCTACAGCCTGGTCCTTGACAATGTGGATAAGATTTTTCAGACAACCGCAGGCCGGCTCATTGTAATTGCCACGCACATGCACGCCGGAGATGGTAACGTCCACGTGAATATACCGGTATTGTCCAATGACCGGGAAATGATGAACCGGGCCAATATGACCGCTGATAAAGTGATGGAAAAGGCCGTTGCATTGAATGGCGTGGTTTCCGGGGAACACGGCATCGGGGTGACCAAGTTCAAATACCTGGATCCGGCCCAGGTGGATGAATTTAACCGGTACCGGAAAAAAGTCGACCCAAAAGGGATTATGAATCCGGGCAAGCTGGATGAAAAAGATGTGCTTTCCAGGGTATTTACCCCCTCATTCAACCTGCTGGAGCTGGAGGCCCGGATTCTCAAACACGGGTCCCTCTCCGATCTTGCCGCCAACATTGCCAATTGCGTCCGCTGCGGTAAGTGTAAACCCCAATGCCCGGTCTTTTTTCCCGGAAAAAACATGTTCTTCCATCCCAGAAACAAAAATCTGGCTGTGGGCGCCCTTATTGAAGCCTTACTTTACATCGCCCAGCGGACCCAGTCCTCCGGGTTCAAGGTCCTTAAAAGCCTGGAACAGATCGCCGACCATTGCACCATTTGCCACCGCTGTTTTATCAAGTGCCCGGTGAATATCGATTCCGGAGTGATTTCCATCCGAGAGCGGGATATTCTCAAAAATATGAAATTCAAGCACACCCCGCTATCCACACGGCTGACCCTCAAATACCTGGGATCCAAGGACGCCATGCTGAACAAGGCCATGCGTGCTGGGCTGCTGACCGCTGGGGGCATGGCACAGCGCACCGGTGTAAAACTGGCCAAGCCGCTGTCGCAGATCACGCCCTTAAAGGAATCCAGGACGTTTCAACTGCTTAGGACCCCTGTGTCCAAGACAGGATTCACCACCCTGCGGGCCTACCTGCCCCGCACTGGCCGGAACCAGGCCGTGATGCTGGAACCGGACGGCGACATTCTGTCAACAGTCTTTTATTTCCCCGGCTGCGGCAGCGAACGGATGTTTTCGCGTATATCCATGGCGTCCATCTATCTGCTGCTCAGCCAGGGGCACCGGGTGGTGCTGCCGCCGCCCTACCTCTGCTGCGGTTATCCTCTAAAGGTCAATGCACGGAAAAAAGAATTCGATAAGGTGTTCCTTGAAAATATCATTATCATGACCCAGATCCGGGATATGTTCAATGACCTGAAATTTGCAGCCTGTATTGTCTCCTGCGGCACCTGTATGGAAACCATAACTGACCTGGGCACCCATGATGTATTTGATGCGGATATCCTGGATATTTCAGATTATATTCTGGCCGGAAATCCTGAATTCATCGCCCCGCTGGAACCAAGTCTGTACCACGCGCCCTGCCACGATTCGTTAAAGGACCGTGCTCCTGACCTCCTCACAGGCGCCGGCATGGATATTACCAGCGTTCCCCATTGCTGTTCCGAGGCGGGAACCCTGTCCCTTTCCAGGCCGGACATCAGCCATGCCATGTTTCTTCGCAAGCAGGAAGCCATTGCCAATGCGCAGGGGCCTCAAGGGCGAAGGAGAAAAATCCTGACCAATTGTCCTTCCTGCATACAGGGGCTGGGCCGGCAGAAAAACGTGACCCCGGTCCACCTGGCTGAAGAACTGGCCTGCCTTATCGGCGGAAAAAACTGGCACAAAAGATTCAAGAAACTGGTTAGCGGATCCGAGGTGGTTACCTTCTAA
- a CDS encoding phosphoglycerate dehydrogenase, whose product MKVLVSDKINEDGIEIFKSHEGLEVDVQTDLSPDELIKIIPDYDALVIRSTTQVTREVLAAAVKLKVVARAGSGLDNVDIDEATKRGVAVMNTPGGNNVTTAEHAIAMLMALSRNIPMGTASLKAGRWDKKALQGREISNKVLGVIGFGNIGAIVAQLGKGLKMKVIVSDPNISSEHIQKAGFEPVGLDELYGRSDYITIHVPKMDSTIDLLDADAFEKMKDGVMIINCAKGGIVNENALYRAITDGTVAGAALDVFSTEPPGESPLLELDQVIATPHLGSSTMEAQSNVALAAARQVIAYLFEDTVINAVNVPAVSGEVLRQLRPFLYLAEKMGKMQAQITKGGVRQVNIEYIGKFPDLDLKPVTIAGLKGMLAEFVRHSVNSVNAVTLAKEMGIKITESSSMEAGNFLNLIRMTVTTDAETNILEGTIFGKDDARIVRINKFRLEVIPEGHLGLIHNVDKPGSIGAIGVKLGEHNINISRMMVGREDDGERNIIFLRTDTPVPPEVVQEIIDLDLVVNMTTFEL is encoded by the coding sequence ATGAAAGTATTGGTCAGTGACAAAATCAACGAGGATGGAATCGAAATATTCAAATCCCATGAAGGACTTGAGGTGGATGTCCAAACCGATCTCTCCCCTGATGAACTGATCAAGATTATTCCTGATTACGACGCCTTGGTCATCCGCTCCACCACCCAGGTCACCCGGGAGGTGCTGGCCGCCGCTGTCAAGCTCAAGGTCGTTGCCCGTGCCGGCTCCGGTCTGGATAACGTGGATATTGATGAAGCCACCAAGCGGGGGGTGGCCGTGATGAATACCCCCGGGGGCAACAATGTGACCACGGCCGAGCACGCCATTGCCATGCTCATGGCCCTGAGCCGCAACATCCCCATGGGAACGGCCTCCCTTAAGGCGGGCCGGTGGGACAAGAAAGCCCTGCAGGGCCGTGAAATTTCCAACAAAGTACTGGGGGTGATCGGTTTCGGCAACATCGGTGCCATTGTTGCCCAGCTGGGCAAAGGGCTGAAGATGAAGGTCATTGTCTCGGATCCCAATATCTCCTCTGAACATATCCAAAAGGCCGGGTTCGAGCCGGTGGGCCTGGATGAGCTCTACGGACGCTCCGACTACATCACCATCCATGTGCCCAAGATGGATTCCACCATTGATCTGCTGGATGCCGATGCCTTTGAAAAGATGAAGGACGGGGTAATGATCATCAATTGCGCCAAGGGCGGGATTGTCAATGAAAATGCCCTTTACCGTGCCATTACAGACGGAACGGTGGCCGGAGCCGCCCTGGATGTCTTTTCCACTGAACCTCCCGGGGAGAGCCCGCTGCTGGAATTGGACCAGGTCATTGCCACCCCCCATCTGGGTTCCTCAACCATGGAGGCCCAGTCCAACGTGGCCCTGGCCGCGGCCAGGCAGGTCATTGCCTATCTTTTTGAAGATACGGTGATCAATGCGGTAAATGTGCCTGCGGTATCCGGGGAGGTGCTTCGCCAGCTTCGGCCCTTTCTTTATCTTGCCGAAAAAATGGGCAAGATGCAGGCCCAAATCACCAAAGGCGGTGTCCGCCAGGTCAACATCGAATACATTGGCAAATTCCCCGACCTGGACCTCAAGCCGGTTACCATCGCCGGACTCAAGGGAATGCTGGCCGAGTTTGTCCGCCATTCGGTGAATTCGGTAAACGCCGTCACCCTGGCCAAGGAGATGGGAATAAAGATCACCGAATCTTCCTCCATGGAGGCAGGCAACTTTTTAAATCTCATCCGCATGACCGTGACCACTGACGCTGAAACCAATATCCTTGAAGGCACCATCTTCGGCAAGGATGACGCCAGGATCGTAAGGATTAACAAGTTCCGGCTTGAGGTCATTCCGGAAGGGCACCTGGGGTTGATCCATAACGTGGACAAGCCCGGTTCCATCGGTGCCATCGGCGTAAAACTTGGGGAGCACAATATCAATATTTCAAGAATGATGGTTGGCCGGGAAGATGATGGTGAAAGAAATATCATTTTCCTGAGGACCGATACCCCCGTCCCCCCTGAAGTAGTGCAGGAGATCATTGACCTGGATCTTGTGGTGAACATGACAACTTTTGAGCTATAG
- the serC gene encoding 3-phosphoserine/phosphohydroxythreonine transaminase translates to MTDQRIYNFNAGPSALPLPVLEEIQGEFLNFRNSGMSVTEISHRSSHFDAVIEDAVVRARRLLDLDDQWHVLFIQGGASMQFAMVPMNFLGQGEFADIVDTGTWSTKAIKEAGIQGKDFRVVASSADKNFSYIPKDIQFNPNAKFVHLTSNNTIKGTQYYSFPDTKGVPVVCDMSSDIFSRPLPMEKFGMIYAGAQKNLGPSGCCMVLLKKDFLEKANTGLPSMLSYKTYADNNSMYNTPPCFGVYTIGLVLKWIEEEMGGLKKMEEYNIQKADILYDFIDSSEFYSTTAEKYSRSLMNATFRLPDENLEKEFVQRAQESGLGGLKGHRSVGGCRASIYNAATMESMFALVEFMESFEKEKM, encoded by the coding sequence ATGACAGACCAGAGAATTTACAATTTCAATGCAGGTCCATCGGCCCTTCCCCTGCCTGTTTTGGAGGAGATCCAGGGGGAATTTCTGAATTTTAGAAACTCAGGCATGTCCGTTACGGAAATCAGCCACAGATCCTCCCACTTTGATGCTGTGATCGAAGACGCCGTGGTACGGGCCAGGCGGCTGCTTGACCTGGATGACCAATGGCATGTTCTTTTCATCCAGGGCGGCGCCTCCATGCAGTTTGCCATGGTTCCCATGAATTTTCTGGGCCAAGGGGAGTTTGCCGATATTGTTGATACGGGAACCTGGTCCACCAAGGCCATCAAGGAGGCCGGGATCCAGGGAAAAGACTTCAGGGTGGTGGCCTCAAGTGCGGACAAAAATTTTTCATATATCCCAAAGGATATACAATTTAATCCCAATGCCAAATTTGTCCACCTGACCTCCAATAATACCATCAAGGGGACCCAATATTACAGCTTTCCGGACACCAAAGGGGTGCCTGTTGTCTGCGACATGTCTTCGGATATTTTTTCCAGGCCCCTGCCCATGGAAAAGTTCGGCATGATCTATGCCGGTGCCCAGAAAAATCTGGGGCCGTCGGGGTGCTGCATGGTGCTGCTTAAAAAGGATTTCCTTGAAAAAGCCAATACCGGTTTGCCCTCAATGCTTTCCTACAAGACCTATGCGGACAACAACTCCATGTACAATACCCCACCCTGTTTCGGGGTGTATACCATCGGCCTGGTTCTGAAATGGATTGAGGAGGAGATGGGGGGGCTGAAAAAGATGGAAGAGTACAATATCCAGAAGGCGGATATTCTCTACGACTTCATTGACAGCTCGGAGTTTTACAGCACAACAGCTGAGAAATACTCCAGGTCACTGATGAACGCCACCTTCCGGCTGCCGGACGAAAATCTGGAAAAAGAGTTTGTCCAACGCGCCCAGGAGAGTGGCCTGGGAGGGCTCAAAGGCCACCGCTCGGTGGGTGGTTGCCGGGCATCCATCTATAATGCCGCCACCATGGAAAGCATGTTTGCCCTGGTGGAATTCATGGAATCCTTTGAAAAGGAGAAAATGTAA
- a CDS encoding peptide chain release factor 3: MGAETQTIENTDKSLDKTLIPEIQKRRTFGIISHPDAGKTTLTEKLLLFGGAIKQAGAVKSRKAARAATSDFLSIEQERGISVSSSVMKFNYKDYEINLLDTPGHKDFSEDTYRVLTAVDCAVMIIDSAKGVEPQTRKLMEVCRMRNTPIITFINKLDREGLEPLDLFQDIEDKLQIECVPLTWPIGMGKRFKGVYNLEKKELGLFTAGYSPKDDDGVVIQDLDDPRLNELLGDSQADQLREDVELISVAAEPFDLDLYLNGTQTPVFFGSAINNFGVREMLDAFVKIAPQPGIRSTASRDVDPREKAFSGFTFKIQANMDPEHRDRIAFFRICSGKFTKGMKVRHHRIGKDVKIANATIFMAQERSNVEEAYPGDIIGIHNHGTIKIGDTFTSKEPLKFLGIPNFAPEHFRRVVLKDPMKGKALTKGLTQLAEEGTIQVFRPLIGNMQVIGAVGVLQFDVTMARLQAEYNVSAGYETIDLSVARWVTCEDEKMLKEFRRKNESSLTLDAEGRLTFLTTSEYQLGFTMEEWPEIEFHKTTEHNL; this comes from the coding sequence ATGGGAGCAGAAACCCAGACCATAGAGAATACCGATAAATCATTGGACAAAACCCTGATACCGGAGATCCAGAAACGGAGAACCTTTGGTATCATTTCCCACCCCGACGCCGGTAAGACCACGCTGACTGAAAAGCTGCTGCTTTTCGGCGGTGCCATCAAGCAGGCAGGGGCCGTAAAATCCAGGAAAGCAGCCAGGGCCGCCACCTCCGATTTCCTTTCCATTGAGCAGGAGAGGGGAATCTCCGTGTCCTCCTCGGTGATGAAGTTCAACTATAAGGACTACGAAATCAACCTGCTGGATACACCCGGCCATAAGGACTTTTCAGAAGACACCTACCGGGTACTCACGGCCGTGGACTGTGCTGTAATGATCATTGATTCGGCCAAAGGGGTGGAACCCCAGACCCGGAAGCTGATGGAGGTCTGCCGGATGCGCAACACCCCCATTATCACCTTCATCAACAAGCTTGACCGGGAGGGACTGGAACCGCTGGATCTTTTCCAGGATATAGAGGACAAACTCCAGATTGAGTGTGTGCCCCTGACCTGGCCCATTGGTATGGGAAAGCGCTTCAAGGGGGTTTATAACCTGGAGAAAAAGGAACTGGGCCTCTTTACTGCGGGATACTCGCCAAAGGATGACGACGGAGTGGTGATTCAGGACCTGGACGACCCAAGGCTCAACGAACTTTTAGGGGATTCCCAGGCCGACCAGCTCAGGGAGGATGTGGAGCTGATTTCAGTGGCGGCCGAACCCTTTGACCTGGATCTGTACCTCAACGGCACCCAGACGCCGGTGTTTTTCGGTTCGGCCATTAACAATTTCGGTGTCAGGGAGATGCTGGACGCATTTGTTAAAATCGCCCCGCAGCCGGGTATCAGATCTACGGCTTCCAGGGATGTGGATCCCAGGGAGAAGGCTTTTTCAGGTTTCACCTTTAAAATCCAGGCCAATATGGATCCGGAACACCGGGATAGAATCGCCTTTTTCCGGATCTGTTCCGGAAAATTTACCAAGGGGATGAAAGTGAGGCATCACCGCATAGGCAAAGATGTCAAGATTGCAAATGCAACCATTTTCATGGCACAGGAGCGGTCCAATGTGGAGGAAGCCTATCCCGGCGACATCATCGGCATCCACAACCACGGCACCATCAAGATCGGGGATACATTCACCTCAAAAGAGCCGTTAAAATTCCTGGGTATTCCCAATTTTGCCCCGGAGCATTTCCGGCGCGTTGTTCTCAAGGACCCCATGAAGGGCAAGGCCCTGACCAAGGGGTTGACCCAGCTTGCGGAGGAGGGCACCATCCAGGTTTTCAGGCCCCTTATCGGAAACATGCAGGTCATCGGCGCCGTCGGGGTGCTCCAGTTTGATGTGACCATGGCCCGCCTCCAAGCCGAGTACAATGTCAGTGCCGGATATGAAACCATCGACCTGTCCGTGGCCAGGTGGGTGACCTGTGAAGACGAAAAAATGCTCAAGGAGTTCCGGCGGAAAAACGAATCCAGCCTGACCCTGGATGCAGAAGGGCGGCTGACCTTTTTGACCACCAGCGAATACCAGCTGGGGTTCACCATGGAGGAGTGGCCTGAAATCGAGTTTCACAAAACAACGGAGCACAATTTATAA
- a CDS encoding DUF5076 domain-containing protein: MSELPVPEGIEGDDNALEMLRVWIGNKDIQVSMLLGMWEQASEFDIDEREAWGELLADLVRHIANGLTQSHDYNTTASEQKIANAMLTHLGYGANTVEGEIKP; the protein is encoded by the coding sequence ATGAGCGAACTGCCGGTGCCGGAAGGCATAGAAGGTGATGACAATGCCCTGGAAATGCTCAGGGTATGGATCGGAAACAAGGATATTCAGGTCTCCATGCTCCTGGGAATGTGGGAACAGGCCTCAGAATTCGATATCGATGAACGGGAAGCCTGGGGAGAACTGCTTGCGGATCTTGTCCGGCACATTGCCAACGGCCTGACCCAGAGCCATGACTACAACACCACTGCTTCGGAACAGAAAATTGCCAACGCCATGCTCACCCACCTGGGATACGGCGCCAATACCGTTGAAGGCGAAATTAAACCCTGA